Proteins from a genomic interval of Lycium ferocissimum isolate CSIRO_LF1 chromosome 2, AGI_CSIRO_Lferr_CH_V1, whole genome shotgun sequence:
- the LOC132037691 gene encoding pectate lyase-like codes for MEISITKMNGLLVLLFITFVTVGAAVPDNSTRRHLTKKYKGPCVAANLIDKCWRCDPRWADNREKYASCAMGFGRNAMGGKGGRVYVVTDNSDDDVQNPKPGTLRHAVIQKEPLWITFAKHMHIKLSRELLMQSYKTIDARGFNVHIEKGAGIKMQGVSNIIITNLHIHNIGVSSGGMIRDSVDHIGIRGNDEGDAISIFASHDIWIDHVSMSRAADGLIDAVQGSTGITISNCHFTDHDKVMLFGANDNYLDDKKMQITLAYNHFGKRLDQRMPRCRLGFFHLVNNDYTHWMRYAIGGSSEATIISQGNRFIAQQDIAIKEVTHREKAVESEWKNWTWLSVDDDMQNGAFFRTSGDQNALSKLKNLNLMPAEPSYRVGILTKFSGSLGCTVGRAC; via the exons ATGGAAATCTCCATAACAAAAATGAATGGGCTTCTTGTCCTCTTGTTCATCACATTTGTCACTGTAGGGGCAGCAGTGCCAGACAACAGCACGAGAAGGCACTTGACCAAAAAATACAAAGGACCATGTGTAGCAGCTAATCTTATTGACAAATGCTGGAGATGTGACCCTCGTTGGGCTGATAATCGCGAAAAATATGCTTCATGTGCCATGGGCTTTGGCCGCAATGCTATGGGTGGAAAAGGTGGACGGGTTTACGTTGTCACTGATAATTCTGATGATGACGTTCAGAATCCCAAACCAG GTACCCTCAGGCATGCCGTGATCCAAAAGGAGCCCTTGTGGATCACATTCGCAAAACACATGCATATTAAGCTGAGCAGGGAACTACTCATGCAAAGCTACAAAACCATCGATGCCCGTGGATTCAATGTCCATATCGAAAAAGGAGCTGGAATTAAGATGCAAGGTGTGAGCAACATTATCATCACTAATCTTCACATTCACAACATTGGTGTCTCTTCAGGTGGCATGATCAGGGACTCAGTAGACCACATTGGCATAAGGGGTAATGATGAAGGCGATGCCATCAGTATCTTCGCGTCTCATGATATTTGGATCGACCACGTTTCCATGTCACGTGCTGCGGATGGGCTCATTGATGCCGTCCAAGGATCAACCGGTATCACCATCTCCAACTGTCACTTCACCGATCACGATAAAGTAATGTTGTTTGGTGCTAACGATAACTACCTCGATGACAAGAAAATGCAAATTACTTTAGCTTACAACCATTTTGGTAAGAGGTTGGATCAAAGGATGCCTAGGTGCAGGCTTGGATTCTTCCATCTTGTCAACAACGATTACACCCACTGGATGAG GTACGCTATTGGTGGCAGCAGTGAAGCAACAATCATTAGCCAGGGAAATCGTTTTATTGCTCAACAGGATATTGCAATTAAAGAGGTGACACACAGGGAAAAGGCAGTTGAATCAGAATGGAAAAACTGGACTTGGTTATCAGTAGATGATGATATGCAAAATGGTGCATTCTTTAGAACTTCTGGTGATCAAAATGCACTAAGCAAATTGAAGAACCTCAATTTGATGCCAGCAGAGCCATCATATAGAGTtggaattcttactaagttctCAGGATCACTTGGTTGCACAGTAGGACGTGCGTGTTAG